The Pseudomonas fulva 12-X sequence ATCATGCCCAGGAACGCGAGATCCTCTTCAGAGATATCCTTGATGTGGCGAGAGATGACGCTCAAGACCATAGGCCGGCCTTTATCGTCCTTGCACCCCATTGGCATCATCAAAACCGTACGGTAGTCGCGTTCGTAAGACTCGTCTCGATAGCCCGAGTACGCGCTTTCACGTACGTCTCTTATGTAGACCGGCTCGTTACGCTGCAGCGCGGTTACCGACGGGCTGCGTGCCAGCTCCCAGCGATCTAGCAGCGGTCGGTCGAGAAGAGTTGGGTCGTAGCGGGCAACGACAAAGGCGTAGCCCTCGACCAGGTCCACAGCCATGATCGCGCCGAGCGTCCAATCGGTGTGCTGGCAACTTAAGCGAACCAGCTGGCACAAGGTGTCATGAAGGTCGGCCCCGGAGTTGATCTGGCTCGCGATGTCACGCAGGGACATGAGCTGCATCGTTGTGTTCAAGTGCTTCACCTTTGAATACCCTCAAGCGGTGAATATGCGCGCGTAAACGCAATCTAGATACTTCGTAAGGAAGGGATGGCTCAGGACTTTATACATCTATTCATAGGAAGACGCATGGGGTTGGCGTTCGTAACCTGACCGTCCGCCAATTGGTAAATCCGCAAACCTGAGGAGCCTGATCCCCATGAGTCTTAACGTCAGAAAGTACTGCACCTTCATCGAACAGACGTTGATCGAAGGCGACAGGGAGGCTGAGCGCCCCATCACCATGGTGGTTGTGGCTGCCGTGTTGAAAAACCCGTGGGCGGGTAAAGGCTACGTCGACAACCTGCGCCCTGAAATCATGGAGATCGCCCCGCTCCTGGGTAAAGAAATGACCGATCGGCTTATTGCCTTGATGCCGGCGGACCGGATCGAGGCATACGGCAAGGCTGCATCGGTTGGTACCAATGGCGAGATCGAGCACGCATCCGGCCTGATTCATACACTGCGCTTTGGTAACAAGTTTCGCGAGGCGGCTGAGGGCACCGCCTTTCTGAGCTTCACCAACGTTCGCAACGGCCCGGGCGCACTGATCTCCGTGCCTATGGTGCACAAGACAGCAACCGGTCAGCGCTCTCACTTTCTGACCGCTACCTTTCAAATCGCTGATGCGCCCGGCCCGGACGAGGTGTTGGTAGCAATCGGCGCTGCAGACGGCTCGCGTCCTCACCCGCGGATCGCCGACCGTTTCCAGGACATGGCTGAGATGGAAGCTGAGGCCGCGCTGAAGGGTTGAGCTGCCCGAGATCGATTTCCTGTTTCACCCTCGCGTCGTCAAGCTGTTTTTCGGCAGTCACCCTTGGTGACTGCCGTTTTTTTTGGTGCGTATCGGGTCGAAATGCATCGCAAATGTGCGTCGTCGAAGTGGCGGCAGGCGCGCCTGATTTTTAC is a genomic window containing:
- a CDS encoding amino acid synthesis family protein, producing MSLNVRKYCTFIEQTLIEGDREAERPITMVVVAAVLKNPWAGKGYVDNLRPEIMEIAPLLGKEMTDRLIALMPADRIEAYGKAASVGTNGEIEHASGLIHTLRFGNKFREAAEGTAFLSFTNVRNGPGALISVPMVHKTATGQRSHFLTATFQIADAPGPDEVLVAIGAADGSRPHPRIADRFQDMAEMEAEAALKG